The Vanessa atalanta chromosome 24, ilVanAtal1.2, whole genome shotgun sequence genome has a segment encoding these proteins:
- the LOC125073422 gene encoding uncharacterized protein LOC125073422 → MRSLILFAVVFLMTVFVYSSPINPKRLLINRPKEHDIFKRSAQVKGAKPGTKGYNPPPPVDLRKGEFMCGNSVCKLKPGEIPKGCNGICQYPLDPMP, encoded by the exons ATGAGGTCTCTT ATTTTATTCGCCGTCGTCTTCCTGATGACGGTGTTCGTGTATTCATCACCAATAAACCCTAAACGCCTGTTAATCAACAGACCGAAGGAACATGACATTTTCAAACGATCAGCGCAAGTAAAAGGAGCGAAACCGGGAACTAAAG GGTACAACCCCCCACCCCCTGTAGACTTACGGAAAGGTGAATTCATGTGTGGGAACAGCGTCTGTAAACTCAAGCCGGGAGAAATACCTAAAGGTTGCAATGGGATCTGTCAGTACCCGTTAGATCCAATGCCATAA